A single region of the Glycine max cultivar Williams 82 chromosome 20, Glycine_max_v4.0, whole genome shotgun sequence genome encodes:
- the LOC100305364 gene encoding serine/threonine protein kinase-like protein, giving the protein MEHAFLAIVAATASFFVVMLLLSAAILLCQHHRNSTKAPTRSTSQIRTRSAPHRDASSRSVLENWSSDPNLIKISWEELARATDNFSPHLIVGDGSFGLVYKARLSNGATVAVKKLSPDAFQGFREFTAEMETLSRLRHPNIVKILGYWASGPERLLVYEFIEKGNLDQWLHEPDLSRSPLPWPTRVHIIRGVAHGLSYLHGLDKPVIHRDIKASNILLDSNFQAHIADFGLARRIDNTRTHVSTQFAGTMGYMPPEYIEGSNVANTKVDVYSFGILMIETASSHRPNLPMKLGTDDIGMVQWARKMKENNAEMEMVDVNIGLRGEEESVKEYVRIACECTREMQKERPEMPQVVQWLDSMSLSTKPFHLV; this is encoded by the coding sequence ATGGAACACGCCTTCCTAGCCATCGTCGCCGCCACCGCCAGCTTCTTCGTGGTTATGCTCCTCCTTTCTGCCGCCATCCTCCTCTGCCAGCACCACCGCAACTCCACCAAAGCCCCAACCCGCAGCACCTCCCAGATCCGAACCCGCTCCGCCCCCCACCGTGACGCCTCCTCCCGCTCCGTCCTGGAAAACTGGTCCTCCGACCCCAACCTGATCAAGATCTCCTGGGAGGAGCTCGCCCGCGCCACCGACAACTTCTCCCCTCACCTCATCGTCGGCGATGGCAGCTTCGGCCTCGTCTACAAGGCCCGTCTCTCCAACGGTGCCACCGTCGCCGTCAAAAAACTCTCCCCCGACGCCTTCCAGGGCTTCCGCGAGTTCACCGCCGAGATGGAGACCCTAAGCCGCCTCCGCCACCCAAACATCGTCAAAATCCTCGGCTACTGGGCCTCAGGCCCGGAACGCCTCCTCGTCTACGAGTTCATCGAAAAGGGAAACCTCGACCAGTGGCTCCACGAACCCGATCTCTCTCGCTCCCCTCTCCCCTGGCCCACACGCGTCCACATCATCCGCGGCGTGGCCCATGGGCTTTCCTACCTCCACGGCCTCGACAAGCCCGTCATCCACCGCGACATAAAGGCCAGCAACATCTTACTGGACTCTAACTTCCAGGCCCATATCGCTGACTTTGGGCTGGCCCGTAGGATCGACAACACTCGGACCCACGTGTCCACGCAGTTCGCGGGAACAATGGGCTACATGCCGCCGGAGTACATAGAAGGGTCCAATGTGGCCAACACGAAGGTGGATGTGTATAGTTTTGGGATTTTGATGATTGAGACCGCGTCGAGCCACAGGCCCAATTTGCCCATGAAATTGGGCACGGACGACATTGGGATGGTCCAGTGGGCCaggaagatgaaggagaatAATGCGGAGATGGAGATGGTGGATGTGAATATTGGGTTGAGGGGGGAGGAGGAGAGTGTTAAGGAGTACGTGCGCATCGCTTGTGAGTGCACCCGTGAGATGCAGAAGGAAAGGCCCGAAATGCCCCAAGTTGTTCAATGGTTGGACTCAATGTCACTTTCAACCAAACCTTTTCATCTCGTGTAA